One Nitrospinaceae bacterium genomic region harbors:
- a CDS encoding aminopyrimidine aminohydrolase has translation MSFSKTAWAAIAPIYKSIIEHPFNQELAHGSLAKEKFQFYMKQDSLYLVDFARALALAASKAQNPEDLVLLLDFSKGAILAERGLHEFYFEFYGIKLDVQQAPGCFSYTRFLISTATHASYEEALGALLPCFWIYREVGMHIHENAAKDNPYQKWIDTYSGEEFREIVQNAIDLTDRVSKGANKEQAERMHEAFILSTRLEWMFWDSAYRMEQWNP, from the coding sequence ATGTCCTTTTCAAAAACAGCATGGGCGGCGATTGCACCCATTTATAAATCCATTATCGAGCACCCGTTTAACCAGGAACTGGCCCATGGCAGCCTGGCAAAAGAAAAATTTCAGTTCTATATGAAACAGGATTCTCTTTATCTGGTGGATTTTGCCCGCGCACTTGCGCTTGCCGCATCCAAGGCTCAAAACCCGGAGGATCTTGTTTTGTTACTGGACTTTTCCAAAGGGGCGATTCTTGCTGAACGCGGCCTGCATGAATTTTATTTTGAATTTTACGGAATCAAACTGGACGTCCAGCAGGCGCCGGGGTGTTTCTCTTACACCCGGTTTTTGATTTCCACCGCAACGCATGCGAGTTATGAAGAAGCGCTGGGGGCTTTGCTTCCCTGCTTCTGGATATACCGGGAAGTGGGCATGCACATTCATGAGAACGCTGCGAAGGACAACCCCTACCAGAAATGGATCGACACCTATTCAGGAGAAGAGTTCCGGGAAATCGTGCAAAACGCCATCGACCTCACCGATCGCGTGTCCAAAGGGGCTAATAAAGAACAGGCGGAACGAATGCACGAAGCTTTCATCCTCTCCACCCGCCTGGA
- a CDS encoding hydroxymethylpyrimidine/phosphomethylpyrimidine kinase, which translates to MEPVEEKKYFRALTIAGSDNSGGAGIQADLKTFSALGCYGTSVITALTAQNTCGVRGIQEIPSEFVVQQIQTIVDDVGVDAVKTGMLFNSPIILAVAGYLRENPVSSLVVDPVMFAKSGDRLLLKDAIDSFCRELIPLATVLTPNISETEAILGRPIDSRKEMEKAAKDLCQMGPEAVVVKGGNLLKDSSDDCLFIRGGKTHWLKQKRVPTDNVHGTGCTFSAAIAAFLARSFPIEDAVREAKSYLTGAIQAGDRYQLGKGKGPVMHFYKTWKQ; encoded by the coding sequence ATGGAACCCGTTGAGGAAAAAAAGTATTTTCGGGCCTTAACCATCGCCGGGTCGGACAACAGCGGCGGTGCGGGAATTCAAGCGGATCTCAAAACGTTTTCCGCTCTGGGTTGCTACGGGACGTCGGTGATCACCGCCCTGACGGCTCAGAACACTTGTGGGGTGCGGGGAATCCAGGAAATTCCTTCTGAGTTCGTCGTTCAACAAATCCAAACCATCGTTGACGATGTGGGTGTGGATGCCGTCAAAACCGGGATGCTGTTCAATTCCCCTATCATTCTGGCGGTGGCCGGGTATCTTCGAGAGAACCCTGTTTCTTCCCTGGTGGTCGACCCGGTGATGTTCGCCAAAAGCGGCGACCGCCTGCTTTTGAAAGACGCCATCGATTCGTTCTGCAGGGAGTTGATTCCGCTGGCAACGGTGCTGACGCCGAATATTTCTGAGACGGAAGCCATTCTGGGTCGTCCGATAGATAGCCGCAAAGAAATGGAAAAAGCGGCGAAAGACCTGTGTCAAATGGGGCCTGAAGCGGTGGTGGTGAAGGGCGGAAACCTTTTAAAAGACTCCAGCGACGACTGCTTATTTATACGGGGAGGGAAAACGCATTGGCTGAAGCAGAAACGGGTGCCGACCGATAACGTTCATGGAACCGGCTGTACCTTTTCCGCCGCGATCGCGGCCTTTCTGGCGCGTTCTTTTCCCATTGAAGACGCGGTTCGGGAAGCCAAAAGCTACCTCACCGGCGCCATCCAAGCCGGGGACCGCTACCAACTGGGAAAGGGGAAAGGCCCGGTCATGCATTTTTATAAGACCTGGAAACAGTAA
- the tig_2 gene encoding trigger factor, protein MEYVVEEVSNLKRKLKITVPEDVVSSRVSNAYKELNRQMKMPGFRPGKIPLAILEKQVPIQSFTEMFQEMMQEYYDKALKESGIVPAGQPEIENTELENIKKDAPFKFSVVLDIKPTLEVKDYKGLKFQKKEASVTEEELEKAIREILVRYASLEHYEDDDHKIEAGDFILMDFEGFFEGEPLENGSAKDYKIRVGDKKMIEGFEDQLKGHKVGEEFEVKVILPANWDNKIRRVSMPVPGADTQNQEDRATFKVKVKEVRQQILPELTDDIAGKEGFRDVEGFRRGVKTDLQGFKEQQEEIRIKEDIFNKLVKETEAEPPETLIKRELKFMIEGMKYQIEQSGMKVEDSGFEPEKAEVEWREKAIFNTKGYMVLEAIAGKENIHVAQTDLDEEYKKLAEQTKQKVEDIKRRMMANAESLSQTSSKLLGQKAMDFIYSHCEFEYVKELDPKESDDSSK, encoded by the coding sequence ATGGAGTATGTTGTTGAGGAAGTGAGCAACCTGAAGCGCAAGTTGAAGATCACCGTCCCTGAAGACGTGGTTTCCAGCCGGGTGAGCAACGCTTATAAAGAATTGAATCGTCAAATGAAAATGCCGGGGTTTCGTCCGGGTAAAATTCCCCTGGCTATTCTGGAAAAGCAGGTGCCGATTCAGTCCTTCACGGAAATGTTTCAGGAGATGATGCAGGAATATTACGACAAGGCCCTGAAGGAATCGGGAATTGTGCCTGCCGGTCAGCCGGAAATCGAAAACACCGAACTCGAGAACATCAAAAAGGACGCGCCGTTCAAATTTTCAGTGGTCCTCGATATCAAGCCCACTCTTGAGGTGAAGGATTACAAGGGACTCAAATTTCAAAAGAAAGAAGCCTCGGTTACCGAAGAAGAACTGGAAAAAGCCATTCGGGAAATTCTGGTGCGTTACGCCAGTCTGGAGCATTATGAAGATGACGATCACAAAATCGAAGCGGGTGATTTTATCCTAATGGATTTTGAAGGGTTTTTCGAAGGCGAACCTCTGGAAAACGGATCAGCCAAAGATTATAAAATCCGTGTGGGTGACAAAAAGATGATCGAAGGATTTGAAGATCAGTTGAAAGGCCATAAGGTGGGAGAAGAGTTCGAAGTGAAGGTCATTCTGCCAGCCAACTGGGACAATAAAATCCGGCGGGTCAGCATGCCGGTCCCTGGGGCGGATACCCAGAACCAGGAAGACCGGGCAACGTTTAAGGTGAAGGTCAAGGAAGTCAGACAGCAGATCCTTCCCGAGTTGACGGATGACATTGCCGGTAAAGAAGGATTCCGCGATGTGGAAGGGTTCCGCCGGGGAGTCAAGACCGATCTTCAGGGGTTCAAGGAACAGCAGGAGGAGATTCGCATCAAAGAGGATATTTTCAATAAGTTGGTCAAAGAAACGGAAGCAGAGCCGCCGGAGACATTGATCAAGAGAGAGCTCAAGTTCATGATCGAAGGCATGAAATATCAGATCGAGCAGTCCGGAATGAAGGTTGAAGATTCGGGCTTCGAACCGGAAAAGGCCGAAGTGGAATGGCGGGAAAAGGCCATCTTCAACACCAAAGGCTACATGGTCCTGGAAGCCATCGCTGGGAAGGAAAATATCCATGTGGCCCAAACGGACCTGGATGAAGAATACAAAAAACTCGCCGAGCAGACCAAGCAAAAAGTCGAGGATATTAAAAGAAGAATGATGGCCAACGCCGAATCCCTGAGCCAGACCAGCTCTAAGCTACTGGGTCAAAAGGCCATGGACTTTATCTATTCCCACTGTGAATTTGAATACGTGAAGGAATTGGACCCTAAAGAAAGCGACGATTCTTCTAAGTAA
- the ispG gene encoding 4-hydroxy-3-methylbut-2-en-1-yl diphosphate synthase (flavodoxin) yields MKPRPTRKIHIGSLVIGGDSPIAVQSMAATQTQDLKTTARQIEILENANADIIRIAVDSDKDVEALKTLRKQFPDTILSVDLQENYKLAPIVAPLVNKIRYNPGHLYHLEKDKSIPEKVKFIVDAARDNDCAIRIGVNCGSVDPDYKARYPDDSTEAMVRCAVDHCQMLDDLGFENYVVSLKDSDTNQVIEANRRFAKERPDVPLHLGVTEAGLPPEGVIKTRIAFEQLVSEGIGDTIRVSLTLPNEDKGQEITVGREILKDISEGRFRSVPKNFFDGINIIACPSCSRVENDKFVDLAQDVRKMTEYAASYKLTIAVMGCRVNGPGETDDADLGLWCGPSRVNLKKGTEELGSFSYDEILNKLKKEIDQLILERYGTPEPAGH; encoded by the coding sequence ATGAAACCCAGACCCACACGTAAAATCCATATCGGTTCCCTCGTAATCGGCGGGGATTCCCCCATTGCGGTGCAAAGCATGGCGGCGACACAGACTCAGGATCTGAAGACCACCGCCCGTCAGATCGAGATTCTCGAAAACGCCAACGCGGATATCATCCGTATTGCGGTAGACAGTGACAAGGACGTGGAGGCTCTGAAAACCCTGCGCAAGCAGTTCCCGGACACTATTTTGTCGGTGGATCTGCAGGAAAACTACAAGCTGGCTCCCATCGTGGCGCCTTTGGTCAATAAGATCCGCTACAATCCCGGACACCTCTACCATCTGGAAAAGGACAAAAGCATTCCGGAAAAGGTGAAGTTCATCGTCGATGCGGCGAGAGACAATGACTGCGCCATCCGCATCGGTGTCAACTGCGGCTCGGTGGACCCGGATTACAAGGCACGATACCCCGACGACTCGACCGAGGCGATGGTCCGTTGCGCGGTGGATCACTGTCAAATGCTCGACGATCTGGGATTCGAGAACTATGTGGTATCGCTAAAGGATTCCGACACCAACCAGGTCATCGAGGCCAATCGCCGGTTTGCCAAGGAACGGCCCGATGTTCCCCTGCACCTGGGCGTGACGGAAGCGGGACTGCCGCCGGAAGGTGTTATTAAAACGCGGATCGCCTTTGAGCAGCTGGTCTCGGAAGGAATTGGAGATACCATTCGCGTGTCCCTCACTCTGCCCAATGAGGACAAGGGGCAGGAAATTACCGTGGGCCGGGAAATTTTAAAGGACATCAGCGAAGGCCGGTTCCGTTCGGTGCCGAAGAATTTTTTCGACGGCATCAACATCATCGCCTGCCCGAGTTGTTCCAGGGTGGAGAACGACAAGTTTGTCGATCTTGCGCAGGACGTCCGTAAAATGACCGAATACGCGGCAAGTTATAAGCTCACCATTGCGGTGATGGGATGCAGGGTCAACGGCCCTGGGGAAACGGACGACGCTGATCTCGGCTTGTGGTGCGGTCCATCAAGAGTGAATTTGAAGAAAGGCACCGAAGAACTCGGGTCTTTTTCCTATGATGAGATATTGAATAAACTGAAGAAAGAAATCGATCAATTAATTTTAGAACGGTACGGAACACCGGAACCTGCCGGGCATTAG
- a CDS encoding radical SAM protein: MTVSYLNLSQNELQGRAEAAYALYRDCTVCPHACQVDRTDGGRGVCGQSDRLVVGASVQHFGEEPPFTGTRGVGNIFVTSCNLRCDYCQNFQISQEDLGKEYSYGQVAEQMLDLQDQGVHFIGWVSPSHVVPGLLKALALAREKGLHLPIIYNTNGYDALPTLKLLDGIIDIYLPDLKYAENDVAREFSHIKNYVDHTRSAVLEMYRQVGPLTLNASGLAERGMVVRHLVLPDDTAGSWETLCFIALELSPKVPVSLMSQYQPVHKAAAKSRISRRIYAKEYEAVLSMARDLGIETVFTQNLEDELHNLPDFRKQESPFPLDRADLVEEIEAGQGKKKEAMKVIDVK, translated from the coding sequence ATGACGGTAAGTTATCTGAATCTATCTCAAAACGAATTGCAAGGCCGGGCGGAAGCAGCTTATGCCCTGTACCGCGATTGCACCGTGTGCCCGCACGCCTGTCAGGTGGACCGGACGGACGGGGGCAGGGGCGTGTGCGGCCAGAGCGACCGCCTGGTGGTCGGGGCTTCGGTTCAGCATTTTGGCGAAGAGCCTCCCTTCACCGGAACCCGCGGCGTGGGAAACATCTTTGTCACGTCCTGTAATCTGCGTTGCGACTATTGCCAGAATTTTCAAATTTCCCAGGAGGATCTGGGAAAGGAATATTCCTACGGCCAAGTGGCGGAACAGATGCTGGATCTTCAGGATCAGGGAGTGCATTTCATCGGCTGGGTGTCGCCGTCGCATGTGGTTCCGGGTTTATTGAAAGCTCTGGCGCTGGCGCGGGAAAAGGGACTCCACCTTCCAATCATCTACAACACGAACGGATACGATGCCCTGCCGACGCTGAAACTGCTGGACGGTATTATTGACATTTACCTTCCCGATTTGAAATACGCCGAGAATGACGTGGCCCGCGAATTTTCGCATATCAAGAACTACGTGGATCATACCCGCTCCGCTGTGCTGGAAATGTACCGGCAGGTGGGACCGCTGACCCTGAACGCATCCGGGTTGGCCGAACGGGGGATGGTGGTACGGCATCTGGTTTTACCGGATGATACGGCGGGAAGCTGGGAGACCCTCTGTTTTATTGCGTTGGAATTGTCTCCAAAGGTTCCCGTGAGCTTGATGAGCCAGTACCAGCCCGTACACAAAGCGGCGGCGAAATCACGGATATCGCGAAGGATCTATGCCAAAGAATACGAAGCGGTCCTCAGTATGGCCAGGGATCTGGGCATTGAAACCGTGTTCACCCAGAATCTTGAAGACGAACTGCACAACCTGCCTGATTTTCGCAAGCAAGAAAGCCCGTTTCCCTTGGACAGGGCTGATTTGGTGGAAGAGATTGAAGCAGGGCAGGGCAAGAAGAAGGAAGCTATGAAGGTAATTGATGTCAAATGA
- a CDS encoding ABC transporter, translating into MSKTSIKFFLLTVVIALISALPISAEPKHGLSLYGPQGLKYKADEPYEYANPKAPKGGHLVLSDFGAFTKLNPFSLKGVPATGIAGLVLQTPMDSSSDDDEPFSQYGNLIEKVDLAKDHMSMVYHIYKTAKFSDGQPVTADDFVFSFEIIKDPQYHPLYKQYFKDIKKVEKIGKHTVKYHFAIHNQELPLITGQMPIFPKHIYGQKGKSFGSDFDNIAVGSGPYKVDKFEFGKYITLKRDPDWWGKDLPKNRGRHNFDQITWKIFLDPVAIREGFKGGEFDVNLINSSRDWALDYKGDFVKKGYYIREGVPHQRVAGMQGYAMNTRNELFKSRKVRAALAMVFDFDWSNKNLFYGQYTRNENYFDNNPEMKAKGPPEGEVKKILMALRQKYKEHVPKTALTKPVGTPGEGQPLEKNIQLANALLDSAGWKVGKDGIREKDGKRFTFEHLLTSPQFMRISEPYKNNLRKIGIEMKIRIVQIAEYEERLRNFKFDMVVVNYPQSRSPGNEQRYRWGSEAAKTPGTRNYMGIENPAIDELIDLVIDAKTRKDLITAIQALDRILTHQFYVVPHWYINIDRVVYWNKFSRPEINPSQAPVLSNILEWWWWDEGKAQRLKKAQAAGESVN; encoded by the coding sequence ATGTCCAAAACGAGCATAAAATTTTTTCTCCTGACTGTTGTTATTGCCCTCATTTCGGCCCTCCCAATTTCAGCGGAACCCAAGCATGGGTTGTCCCTTTACGGACCTCAGGGACTGAAATACAAGGCGGATGAACCTTATGAATATGCCAATCCGAAGGCCCCGAAAGGCGGTCACCTCGTACTTTCTGACTTTGGGGCGTTCACCAAATTGAATCCTTTTTCGCTGAAGGGCGTGCCCGCAACGGGTATAGCGGGCCTGGTCCTGCAAACACCGATGGACTCCTCCTCGGACGACGACGAACCATTTTCCCAATATGGCAATCTTATCGAAAAGGTCGATCTGGCTAAGGATCACATGTCAATGGTCTATCACATATATAAAACCGCTAAATTTTCCGATGGGCAGCCGGTCACGGCGGATGACTTCGTGTTCTCCTTTGAAATCATAAAAGATCCGCAATACCACCCACTCTACAAACAGTATTTCAAAGATATTAAAAAAGTCGAGAAAATCGGCAAGCACACTGTCAAATACCACTTCGCCATTCACAATCAGGAACTGCCGCTGATCACCGGGCAAATGCCGATCTTCCCCAAACACATTTACGGACAAAAGGGGAAATCCTTCGGATCGGATTTTGACAACATCGCCGTCGGCAGCGGTCCCTATAAGGTGGACAAATTCGAGTTCGGGAAATACATCACCTTAAAACGCGATCCCGACTGGTGGGGAAAAGACCTGCCGAAAAACCGCGGACGCCACAACTTCGACCAGATCACCTGGAAAATTTTTCTCGACCCGGTGGCCATCCGCGAGGGGTTCAAAGGAGGAGAGTTCGACGTCAACCTGATCAACAGTTCCCGCGACTGGGCTCTGGACTACAAAGGCGACTTCGTTAAAAAGGGTTATTACATCCGCGAAGGAGTTCCCCATCAACGCGTGGCAGGCATGCAGGGATACGCGATGAACACCCGCAACGAGTTATTTAAATCCCGGAAAGTGCGGGCCGCCCTGGCCATGGTCTTCGATTTTGACTGGAGCAACAAAAACCTTTTTTACGGACAATACACCCGAAACGAAAACTATTTCGACAACAACCCGGAGATGAAAGCCAAGGGCCCACCCGAGGGAGAGGTCAAAAAAATCCTCATGGCCTTGCGGCAAAAATACAAGGAACATGTGCCTAAAACGGCCCTGACCAAACCCGTCGGCACTCCCGGAGAAGGACAGCCGCTGGAAAAAAATATTCAGCTGGCAAACGCACTTCTCGATTCCGCCGGCTGGAAAGTCGGAAAGGATGGCATCCGGGAAAAAGACGGCAAACGGTTTACGTTTGAACATCTGCTCACCAGCCCGCAATTCATGCGAATTTCGGAGCCGTACAAAAACAACCTGCGCAAAATCGGCATCGAAATGAAAATAAGAATCGTCCAGATCGCTGAATATGAGGAACGCTTGCGGAATTTCAAATTTGACATGGTGGTGGTCAATTATCCACAAAGCCGCTCACCGGGGAACGAACAACGCTATAGGTGGGGAAGCGAAGCCGCCAAAACTCCGGGAACCCGGAATTATATGGGCATCGAAAACCCCGCAATTGATGAACTGATCGATCTGGTCATCGACGCAAAAACCCGCAAGGACCTGATCACGGCCATTCAAGCGTTGGATCGGATTCTGACCCACCAGTTTTATGTCGTCCCCCACTGGTATATCAACATCGACCGCGTCGTCTATTGGAACAAATTTTCCAGGCCCGAAATCAATCCGTCGCAGGCTCCTGTTTTAAGCAACATCCTCGAATGGTGGTGGTGGGATGAAGGCAAGGCCCAACGGTTGAAAAAGGCCCAGGCCGCGGGCGAATCGGTCAATTGA
- a CDS encoding microcin C ABC transporter permease YejB has translation MPSYIIRRLLLIFPTLIGIVTITFIVTQFVPGGPMDQIRSLLRGHGGVLTEAGGGALDRMGAKPGELDPKQMEQLKKIYHLDRPLWERYLRTFLWYAPKNPEAPFSESFFKHDNWEGFLVFKFGDSFYRNRSVLELIKEKLPVSISLGVSSFFLTYIICIVLGIAKAVKNETRFDTVTSVIVLVGYSVPGFVMGIFLIVLIGPGDGAIAHLIPLAGLTSEGTPGYEDWSLWKKIVDYLHHLAAPLFCYVLGGFATLTLLTKNAVLEEMRKQYVLTVRAKGLSEKMVLFKHILKNALIPLVTGFPIGFLTMFFSGSLLIEQIFTLDGFGLLSYQAVIQRDYPIVLGSMFIFSLIALLGQLLTDLSYVLIDRRISFEETQG, from the coding sequence ATGCCCAGTTATATCATCCGCAGACTGCTTCTGATTTTCCCCACCCTCATAGGAATCGTGACCATCACCTTCATCGTCACTCAGTTTGTACCGGGCGGCCCCATGGACCAGATCCGGTCATTGCTCAGAGGCCACGGCGGTGTCTTGACCGAAGCCGGGGGCGGAGCACTGGATCGGATGGGCGCAAAACCCGGCGAACTCGACCCAAAGCAAATGGAACAGTTGAAAAAAATCTATCATCTCGACCGTCCCCTCTGGGAACGGTATTTGCGTACCTTTCTCTGGTACGCCCCCAAAAACCCCGAAGCACCTTTTTCGGAAAGTTTTTTTAAACACGACAACTGGGAAGGATTTCTGGTTTTTAAATTTGGCGACTCCTTTTACCGCAACCGGTCGGTGTTGGAACTGATCAAGGAAAAACTTCCCGTTTCCATATCCCTCGGCGTCTCAAGTTTTTTCCTGACCTATATCATCTGTATCGTTCTTGGAATCGCCAAAGCGGTGAAGAACGAAACGCGGTTTGACACCGTGACCAGCGTCATCGTGTTGGTCGGATACAGCGTTCCAGGTTTCGTCATGGGAATTTTTTTGATCGTCCTGATCGGACCCGGTGATGGCGCCATTGCGCATCTCATCCCTCTCGCCGGACTGACTTCTGAAGGAACACCGGGCTATGAAGACTGGTCGCTATGGAAAAAAATCGTCGATTACCTGCATCATCTGGCCGCGCCGCTGTTCTGCTACGTGCTGGGGGGATTTGCCACACTGACTCTGTTGACCAAAAACGCCGTGCTGGAGGAGATGCGAAAACAATATGTCCTGACCGTAAGGGCGAAGGGTTTGTCCGAAAAAATGGTTCTGTTTAAACATATCCTGAAAAACGCCCTGATCCCGTTGGTGACCGGATTCCCAATTGGTTTTTTGACCATGTTTTTCTCCGGGTCGCTTCTCATAGAACAGATATTCACGCTGGACGGTTTTGGTCTGCTTTCCTATCAGGCGGTGATACAGCGCGATTATCCGATCGTGCTGGGTTCCATGTTTATTTTTTCGCTGATCGCGCTTCTCGGACAACTTTTGACCGATCTCTCCTATGTGCTCATCGACCGGCGAATCAGTTTTGAAGAAACTCAAGGATAA
- the dppF gene encoding ABC transporter ATP-binding protein — MLLDVQNLKTYFKVGFDKIAKAVDGVSFQLEQGKTMALVGESGCGKTQTAYSVMRLLADNGYNPEGKVLYQNKNLLELDEEPMRQLRGNDIAMIFQEPMSSLNPLYRIGNQLEEPLRLHRKLQKGPARKRCIELLDRVGIPEPQKRIDDFPHQLSGGMKQRVMIAMALACEPKLLIADEPTTALDVTIQAQVLHLMANLQKQTGMAILLITHDMGIVNQLADSICIMYAGKVAEQGPREKVFKNRLHPYTRRLFDSIPKTSDTPYLLNTIPGMVPPATEYGEGCLFANRCEFVMDVCKRKESPVYTMEPRHHVTCHLFEGGKTPFLDHDRERLPAPPRKVEASTILSVRSLNTHFPVRKGVFMRVANHIKAVDGVSLNFKRGSTLALVGESGCGKTTFGESILRLNRNAEGQVLYHDKDIMKLQNHELKLIRKHLQIVFQDPFGSLSPRMTVEDIITEGLDIHFADTNETEKKKRVDAVLGEVGLAPSVLDRYPHEFSGGQRQRIAIARALVLEPKFLVLDEPTSALDVSVQAQVLNLLKELQSKRQLTYLFISHNLSVVRYMADAVGIMYLGRIVEQAPVENLFRNPRHPYTRSLLDAVPSLEERKPFDPLVGDVPSPLNPPSGCHFHPRCPIYLNEPQGSPLAKKCRSQYPQKTGLETDFVACHAAV; from the coding sequence ATGCTCTTAGACGTACAAAACCTTAAAACTTATTTCAAGGTCGGCTTCGACAAAATCGCGAAAGCCGTCGACGGCGTGTCGTTCCAACTCGAACAGGGTAAAACGATGGCCCTGGTCGGAGAATCGGGATGCGGTAAAACCCAGACCGCCTATTCGGTCATGCGTCTTCTTGCAGACAACGGGTACAATCCTGAGGGAAAAGTTCTTTATCAAAATAAAAATCTTCTCGAGCTTGATGAAGAACCCATGCGCCAGTTGCGCGGCAACGACATCGCCATGATTTTCCAGGAGCCCATGTCCTCGTTGAATCCCCTCTACCGGATCGGCAATCAACTGGAAGAGCCACTCAGGCTTCACCGCAAGTTGCAAAAAGGACCTGCGAGAAAACGCTGCATTGAACTACTCGACCGGGTGGGCATTCCAGAACCGCAAAAGCGCATCGATGATTTTCCTCACCAGTTGTCCGGCGGCATGAAACAAAGGGTGATGATTGCCATGGCCCTGGCCTGCGAACCCAAACTACTGATCGCCGACGAGCCGACAACCGCTCTGGATGTCACCATTCAAGCCCAGGTTCTGCATCTGATGGCCAATTTACAAAAGCAAACAGGGATGGCCATTCTTTTAATCACTCACGACATGGGGATTGTCAATCAACTGGCCGATTCCATTTGCATCATGTATGCAGGAAAAGTCGCCGAACAGGGGCCGAGGGAAAAAGTATTTAAAAACAGGTTGCACCCTTACACCCGGAGGCTCTTCGATTCCATTCCGAAAACGAGTGACACTCCCTACCTGCTGAACACCATTCCCGGCATGGTACCGCCGGCGACCGAGTATGGCGAAGGCTGCCTGTTCGCCAACCGCTGTGAATTCGTGATGGACGTTTGCAAGAGAAAGGAAAGCCCCGTCTATACGATGGAACCCAGGCACCATGTCACTTGTCATCTATTTGAGGGGGGGAAAACCCCGTTTCTTGATCATGATCGCGAACGACTTCCCGCGCCGCCAAGAAAAGTTGAGGCGTCCACCATTCTTTCCGTGCGATCGCTCAACACCCATTTTCCCGTCAGAAAAGGCGTGTTCATGCGAGTGGCGAATCACATCAAAGCCGTCGACGGCGTCAGTTTGAATTTCAAACGAGGTTCCACTCTGGCGCTGGTGGGGGAATCGGGCTGCGGAAAAACGACTTTCGGTGAATCCATCCTGCGTTTGAACCGGAATGCCGAAGGACAGGTACTATATCATGACAAAGACATCATGAAACTACAAAACCATGAATTGAAACTCATCCGCAAACACCTGCAAATCGTTTTTCAGGATCCCTTCGGGTCCTTATCGCCCAGAATGACGGTGGAGGATATCATCACGGAAGGACTCGACATCCATTTTGCCGACACAAACGAAACTGAAAAGAAAAAACGCGTCGATGCGGTATTGGGAGAAGTGGGCCTCGCCCCTTCGGTGCTGGACCGCTACCCGCATGAATTTTCAGGAGGACAACGGCAGAGAATCGCCATCGCCAGGGCGCTCGTTCTCGAACCCAAATTCCTCGTGCTGGACGAACCGACGAGCGCTTTGGATGTGTCCGTTCAGGCACAGGTTCTGAATCTTCTGAAAGAACTGCAGAGCAAACGGCAGTTGACCTATCTTTTCATCAGCCACAATCTGAGTGTCGTCCGTTATATGGCCGATGCGGTGGGCATCATGTATCTGGGAAGAATTGTGGAACAAGCTCCCGTGGAAAATTTATTTAGAAACCCCAGGCACCCCTACACCCGGTCGCTTCTCGACGCCGTTCCCAGCCTGGAAGAACGCAAACCGTTCGATCCGTTGGTCGGTGATGTCCCCTCCCCGCTCAATCCACCTTCCGGGTGTCATTTCCACCCGCGATGTCCGATTTATCTAAACGAACCTCAGGGAAGTCCCCTGGCAAAAAAATGCCGTTCCCAATACCCTCAAAAAACCGGATTGGAAACGGACTTTGTCGCCTGCCACGCCGCTGTTTAA